A region from the Stutzerimonas stutzeri genome encodes:
- the mgtA gene encoding magnesium-translocating P-type ATPase, with the protein MRHMDDSSRPTEHASRMVWFSWLLGAAMLGALVVGVLQLSDAGHFERVFQQAEPGWLLVAVVLQGLTYVAQGQLYRTVLAAAGAALPLWDATKISLTKLFIDQALPSSGFSGAVAVVAMLQRRGIELSQVSSCFIVSVSSYFAAYLLALAAALVVAVGSGHGSLAVIATSAAFMLFCCLMTIAAPLIAGLGQSRLARRLQNVRWMQRLLAMVLAADPHLTRSPALLLRASGYSLAIVLLDALTVWALLFAVGHSAPFTGIFASFMLASVLRSVGIVPGGLGAFEAASVATLSWAGVPLAAGLSATLLFRALSFWLPMLPGFWLSRKALHARPEDDNSEAAADYWSVPLDALHERLQAGPDGLRSEQAASRQPSVQHAHRLGLPGVIASSLARQLASPLVLILLIGAAVALVAQDWLDALIVLTIVIASALAGSLHEVRSNRAIARLREQVASRADVWRDGRIQSIPASEVVPGDLIELSAGSLIPADGRLVEARDCFVNQALLTGETFPVQKDAGQIAADTGLSQRDNCLFRGTSLRSGTARLLAVRCGVHTELGNIERSLVLRPPETEFERGLRHFGGLLLRVMLVMVTAVLGLNLFLDRPPLDTLMFAIALAVGLSPELLPAILSATLSAGAQRMAGRGVIVRHLNAIENLGAMDTLCTDKTGTLTRGVVALDGALDVNGQPSATVLRMAWLNASLQTGLRNPLDESICDHASSQAPTMASADKLDEIPYDFVRKRLSVLVRDADQPTPRLVCKGALDNVLQASESLQQGDAVLPLTETRREALNARFASWSAAGYRVLGLAWRPLERERCSVDDEQGLVFAGFLLFFDPPEPGVRDELTALRELGVAVKIISGDNRLIARQVAESVGIDVERVITGAELVQMRDEALINLAPRVSLFAEVDPNQKERIIRALQKTGHVVGFLGDGINDAPALHAADVGISVDNAVDVAKEAADFVLLRHELGLVRQGIDEGRRTFANTLKYIYLTTSANFGNMISMALASFFLPFLPLLAKQILLNNFLSDIPAIGLAGDRVDADWSRTPHRWDISEVRRFMITFGLISSAFDLLTFGLLVYLVGEQPELFRSGWFVESLITELVIIFVVRTHKPFYRSRPGRFLLASSIIIGVLTVLLPYTPVGGWFALQPLPVSVLSAVLLITVLYAACSEWAKQRFFARTSGSRQ; encoded by the coding sequence ATGCGCCACATGGACGACTCCTCCCGCCCGACCGAACATGCCTCGCGCATGGTCTGGTTTTCATGGCTGCTGGGGGCAGCCATGCTCGGAGCGCTTGTAGTCGGCGTCCTGCAACTGTCCGATGCCGGTCATTTCGAGCGCGTGTTCCAGCAGGCCGAGCCAGGCTGGCTGCTAGTGGCGGTCGTCTTGCAGGGCCTGACCTACGTTGCGCAGGGCCAGCTTTACCGCACGGTGCTGGCAGCTGCGGGGGCGGCGCTGCCGCTGTGGGATGCGACCAAGATCAGCCTGACCAAATTGTTCATCGACCAGGCCCTGCCCTCGTCCGGTTTCAGTGGCGCGGTCGCCGTCGTCGCGATGCTGCAGCGGCGTGGCATCGAGCTGTCGCAAGTCTCGAGCTGCTTCATCGTCAGCGTCTCGTCCTATTTCGCGGCCTATTTGCTGGCGCTCGCCGCGGCGCTGGTGGTCGCAGTCGGCAGCGGCCATGGCAGCCTGGCGGTTATAGCCACCAGCGCGGCGTTCATGCTGTTCTGCTGTCTGATGACCATTGCCGCGCCACTGATCGCCGGGCTAGGACAAAGCCGCTTGGCCAGACGCCTGCAGAACGTTCGCTGGATGCAACGCCTGCTGGCGATGGTATTGGCCGCAGATCCCCATCTGACCCGTAGCCCTGCGCTGCTCTTGCGCGCGAGCGGCTACTCGCTCGCCATCGTCTTGCTCGACGCGCTGACCGTCTGGGCGCTGCTCTTCGCGGTCGGCCATTCGGCACCCTTCACCGGCATCTTCGCGAGCTTCATGCTGGCCAGCGTGTTGCGCAGCGTCGGCATCGTCCCGGGGGGATTGGGCGCATTCGAAGCGGCCTCGGTAGCCACTCTCAGCTGGGCCGGCGTGCCCCTGGCAGCAGGCCTTTCAGCCACCCTGCTGTTTCGTGCCCTGAGCTTCTGGTTGCCGATGCTGCCCGGATTCTGGCTGTCCAGAAAAGCACTGCATGCACGGCCGGAAGACGACAACAGCGAAGCGGCGGCAGACTATTGGAGCGTGCCGCTGGACGCGCTCCATGAGCGCCTACAGGCGGGTCCGGACGGCCTGCGCAGCGAGCAGGCCGCCTCTCGCCAGCCCTCGGTTCAGCATGCACACCGTCTCGGGCTGCCCGGCGTGATCGCGAGCTCGCTGGCTCGCCAGCTGGCCAGTCCACTGGTGCTGATCCTGTTGATCGGTGCCGCTGTCGCGCTGGTCGCCCAGGACTGGCTGGACGCGTTGATCGTTCTGACCATCGTGATCGCCAGCGCACTGGCCGGCAGCCTGCACGAGGTCCGTTCCAACCGGGCCATTGCGCGACTGCGCGAGCAGGTGGCCAGCCGTGCCGATGTCTGGCGCGACGGACGCATCCAGAGCATTCCGGCAAGCGAAGTGGTGCCCGGCGATCTCATCGAACTGTCAGCCGGCAGCCTGATTCCGGCCGATGGCCGGCTGGTGGAGGCGCGCGACTGCTTCGTCAACCAGGCGCTGCTGACCGGCGAGACTTTTCCGGTGCAGAAAGACGCGGGCCAGATCGCCGCCGACACCGGCCTTTCACAGCGTGACAACTGCCTGTTCCGCGGCACCTCGCTGCGCAGCGGCACCGCGCGACTGCTGGCGGTGCGCTGCGGCGTGCACACCGAACTGGGGAATATCGAGCGCTCACTGGTGCTGCGCCCGCCGGAAACCGAATTCGAGCGCGGCCTGCGCCACTTCGGCGGGCTGCTGTTGCGGGTCATGCTGGTCATGGTTACGGCGGTGCTGGGGCTCAACCTGTTTCTCGACCGCCCGCCACTGGACACCCTGATGTTCGCCATCGCCTTGGCCGTCGGGCTGTCGCCGGAGCTGCTCCCGGCGATCCTCAGCGCAACGCTCTCAGCAGGCGCCCAGCGCATGGCCGGGCGCGGCGTAATCGTGCGCCATCTCAATGCCATCGAGAACCTCGGTGCGATGGACACGCTCTGCACCGACAAGACCGGCACATTGACCCGCGGCGTGGTGGCGCTGGACGGCGCTCTGGATGTCAACGGCCAGCCCAGCGCAACGGTCCTGCGCATGGCGTGGCTCAATGCCTCGCTGCAGACAGGCCTGCGCAACCCGTTGGACGAATCGATCTGCGACCACGCGAGCAGCCAGGCGCCGACGATGGCCAGCGCCGATAAGCTCGACGAGATTCCCTACGACTTCGTCCGCAAGCGCCTGAGCGTGCTGGTACGCGACGCCGACCAGCCCACGCCGAGACTGGTCTGCAAGGGCGCGCTGGACAATGTGCTGCAGGCCTCAGAGAGCCTGCAGCAGGGTGATGCCGTACTGCCATTGACCGAGACCCGTCGCGAGGCGCTGAATGCGAGGTTCGCCAGCTGGAGCGCCGCCGGCTACCGTGTGCTCGGGCTCGCCTGGCGCCCGCTCGAGCGCGAGCGCTGCAGTGTCGACGATGAACAGGGCCTGGTCTTCGCCGGCTTCTTGCTGTTCTTCGATCCGCCCGAACCGGGCGTGCGCGACGAGCTGACGGCCCTGCGCGAACTCGGCGTCGCAGTGAAGATCATCAGCGGCGACAACCGCCTGATCGCCCGGCAGGTGGCCGAGAGCGTCGGCATCGATGTCGAACGCGTCATCACCGGCGCCGAGTTGGTGCAGATGCGCGACGAGGCGCTGATCAACCTGGCGCCACGGGTCAGCCTGTTTGCCGAGGTCGATCCCAACCAGAAGGAGCGCATCATCCGCGCGCTACAGAAGACCGGCCACGTGGTCGGTTTTCTCGGCGACGGCATTAACGACGCGCCGGCGCTACACGCAGCCGACGTCGGCATCTCGGTGGACAACGCGGTGGATGTGGCCAAGGAAGCTGCCGACTTCGTCCTGCTGCGACACGAACTCGGCCTTGTCCGCCAGGGCATCGACGAAGGCCGGCGCACCTTCGCCAACACCTTGAAGTACATCTACCTGACCACCAGCGCCAACTTCGGCAACATGATCAGCATGGCGCTGGCATCGTTCTTTCTACCGTTCTTGCCGCTGCTGGCCAAACAGATTCTGCTCAACAACTTTCTGTCCGACATCCCGGCCATTGGTCTGGCTGGTGACCGCGTCGATGCTGACTGGTCGCGCACGCCCCATCGTTGGGACATCAGCGAGGTGCGCCGCTTCATGATCACCTTCGGCCTGATCAGCTCGGCCTTCGACCTGCTCACCTTCGGCCTGCTGGTCTACCTGGTCGGTGAACAGCCGGAGCTGTTCCGCAGCGGCTGGTTCGTCGAGTCGCTGATCACCGAGCTCGTGATCATCTTCGTGGTGCGCACGCACAAGCCGTTCTACCGCAGCCGTCCAGGGCGCTTCCTGCTGGCAAGTTCGATCATCATCGGCGTGCTGACGGTGCTGCTGCCCTATACGCCGGTCGGCGGTTGGTTCGCCTTGCAGCCACTGCCGGTATCGGTCCTGAGCGCGGTACTGCTGATCACCGTGCTCTACGCAGCCTGCTCGGAATGGGCCAAGCAGCGCTTCTTCGCTCGCACGAGCGGCTCCCGGCAATGA
- a CDS encoding ABC transporter substrate-binding protein, producing MKTLKALGLAIATLTAAQAGSVYAEQTLTIGFTGPLSGGAALYGENTLSGLRMAVDDANEAGGLKIGDETYKVNLISLDDKYSPSQAATNAKRLVKESNAAAVFVPHTGGVFALQDFNVADDFLIMAYTSVPSVTQQGNPLTVRIPPEFTGYVDAFSDYALKHYGKKLGIAGATHEYAKIWTDMMTKAWQQKGGEIVASNPMDYNKSTDFYTGVSRVIAENPDVMFVGGASEPTGLVMQQARQLGFQGGFIVMDQAKLDEIAAATGGLDLLEGSVGVVPLSEYDSEVAKVFIDRYQKAHGKVPGSEAAYNYLAFHALAKAMELAGTTEPQQVRAKMGEALTTMDPKFNLYSVQGMTDNGGFITPTTMAVVEGGKIVSKQIGE from the coding sequence ATGAAAACGCTCAAAGCGCTTGGATTGGCGATTGCCACCCTGACCGCGGCCCAGGCCGGCAGCGTGTATGCCGAACAGACCCTCACCATCGGCTTCACCGGCCCGCTGAGCGGCGGCGCCGCGCTCTACGGCGAGAACACCCTGTCCGGCCTGCGCATGGCAGTCGATGACGCCAACGAGGCCGGGGGCCTGAAGATCGGCGACGAGACCTACAAGGTCAACCTCATCAGCCTGGATGACAAATATTCGCCGAGCCAGGCCGCCACCAATGCCAAGCGCCTGGTGAAGGAATCGAACGCCGCGGCCGTGTTCGTGCCGCACACCGGCGGCGTGTTCGCCTTGCAGGACTTCAACGTCGCCGACGACTTCCTCATCATGGCCTACACCAGCGTGCCCTCGGTCACCCAGCAGGGCAATCCGCTGACGGTGCGCATTCCGCCGGAATTCACCGGCTACGTGGATGCCTTCTCCGACTACGCACTCAAGCATTACGGCAAGAAGCTCGGGATTGCCGGCGCGACCCACGAGTACGCCAAGATCTGGACCGACATGATGACCAAGGCCTGGCAGCAGAAGGGCGGTGAGATCGTTGCCAGCAATCCCATGGACTACAACAAGTCGACCGACTTCTACACCGGCGTCAGCCGGGTGATCGCCGAGAACCCGGATGTGATGTTCGTCGGCGGCGCCTCGGAGCCCACCGGTCTGGTCATGCAGCAGGCGCGTCAGCTGGGCTTCCAGGGCGGCTTCATCGTCATGGACCAGGCCAAGCTGGACGAAATCGCCGCGGCCACCGGTGGCCTGGATCTGCTGGAAGGCTCCGTGGGCGTCGTGCCGCTGTCCGAGTACGACAGCGAGGTCGCCAAGGTCTTCATCGATCGCTACCAGAAGGCGCACGGCAAAGTGCCGGGCTCTGAGGCTGCCTACAACTACCTGGCCTTCCATGCGCTGGCCAAGGCCATGGAGCTCGCAGGCACCACCGAACCGCAGCAGGTCAGAGCCAAGATGGGCGAAGCGCTGACGACCATGGACCCGAAGTTCAACCTCTATTCGGTGCAGGGCATGACCGACAACGGCGGCTTTATCACGCCGACCACCATGGCCGTGGTGGAAGGCGGCAAGATCGTCAGCAAGCAGATCGGCGAGTAG
- a CDS encoding ABC transporter ATP-binding protein — translation MLQLDRVDVCYGSFKALTQVSMTVGAGELVVLLGANGAGKTTLFNTISGLLKPTSGTITLEGKRIDGLKPSGLVAAGVVHCPEGRKLFPQMSVSQNLALGAYLHRRDGEGNKRNLQDVLELFPILHDKRNQPAGSLSGGQQQMVAIGRALMSRPRLLMLDEPSLGLAPLVVNQMFEVISRINGSGTSVLLAEQNAFAALKIAHRAYVIEGGSLVMEGDQQAMLGNEAVRKAYIGA, via the coding sequence ATGCTGCAGCTTGATCGGGTCGATGTCTGCTACGGCAGTTTCAAGGCGCTTACTCAGGTTTCGATGACGGTTGGCGCTGGCGAACTGGTGGTCCTTCTCGGGGCCAACGGCGCGGGCAAGACCACCTTGTTCAACACCATCAGCGGACTGCTCAAGCCAACTTCCGGAACCATCACACTGGAGGGCAAACGCATCGACGGGCTCAAGCCGTCGGGGCTGGTCGCTGCGGGCGTGGTGCATTGCCCGGAGGGGCGCAAGCTGTTCCCGCAGATGTCGGTCTCGCAGAATCTCGCGCTCGGGGCCTACCTGCACCGGCGCGACGGCGAGGGCAACAAGCGCAACCTGCAGGACGTGCTCGAGCTGTTCCCCATACTTCACGACAAGCGCAACCAGCCCGCCGGCTCGCTGAGTGGTGGCCAGCAGCAGATGGTGGCGATCGGTCGCGCGCTGATGAGTCGCCCGCGGCTGCTGATGCTCGATGAGCCCTCGCTGGGGCTGGCGCCGTTGGTGGTCAATCAGATGTTCGAGGTGATCTCGCGGATCAACGGGTCCGGCACCAGCGTGCTGCTGGCCGAACAGAACGCCTTCGCGGCGTTGAAGATCGCCCACCGCGCCTATGTCATCGAGGGCGGCAGCCTGGTGATGGAAGGCGACCAGCAGGCCATGCTGGGTAACGAAGCCGTGCGCAAAGCCTACATTGGCGCCTGA
- a CDS encoding ABC transporter ATP-binding protein, translating into MLKVENLTKMFGGLAAVHDVSVEFEARKINAIIGPNGAGKSTFFNLISGVHKPSSGRILIDGQDVSRMRCDRVARLGVGRTFQTTHLFEQATVLDNLIVGHRLRTHSGLWDVLINSKRLQREERECREKARAALDFVGLAHLENRVVLDISQEERKRVAFALALATEPKLVLLDEPAAGVNPEETEGLAELIRKMPEHGLTVCLIEHKMDMIMGLADKIMVLNYGEKIAEGTPAEIKANPAVIEAYLGSDYDAAA; encoded by the coding sequence ATGCTTAAGGTCGAAAACCTGACCAAGATGTTCGGCGGGCTGGCGGCGGTACACGACGTCAGCGTCGAGTTCGAGGCGCGCAAGATCAACGCCATCATCGGTCCCAACGGCGCCGGCAAGAGCACCTTTTTCAACCTGATTTCCGGCGTGCACAAGCCCAGCTCCGGGCGCATCCTTATCGACGGTCAGGATGTCTCGCGGATGCGCTGCGACCGTGTGGCTCGGCTCGGTGTCGGCCGCACCTTCCAGACCACGCACCTGTTCGAGCAGGCCACGGTGCTCGACAACCTTATCGTCGGTCACCGTTTGCGCACCCATTCGGGCCTGTGGGACGTGCTGATCAACTCCAAACGCCTGCAACGCGAGGAGCGCGAATGCCGCGAAAAAGCCCGCGCCGCGCTGGACTTCGTCGGGCTTGCACATCTGGAGAATCGGGTGGTGCTGGATATCTCCCAGGAAGAACGCAAGCGCGTCGCCTTTGCCCTGGCATTGGCCACCGAACCGAAGCTGGTGCTGCTCGATGAGCCGGCGGCGGGCGTCAATCCCGAGGAGACCGAAGGCCTGGCCGAGCTGATCCGCAAGATGCCCGAACACGGCCTGACCGTGTGCCTGATCGAACACAAGATGGACATGATCATGGGCCTGGCGGACAAGATCATGGTGCTCAACTACGGCGAGAAGATCGCCGAGGGCACGCCTGCCGAGATCAAGGCCAACCCCGCCGTCATCGAAGCCTACCTGGGGAGCGACTACGATGCTGCAGCTTGA
- a CDS encoding branched-chain amino acid ABC transporter permease yields the protein MHRFASLLTGRGCKLAVLAFALAFPLFAKSEYQVYVMASAFVWAIAVYGLNIITGYCGQLNLAHGGFFAIGAYTLAILTADHGWNFWPAFVAAALVSAAIGALVGVVSLRLKEHFFAIFTLCVGFIIYLLIDKWEELTHGAIGIRGIAAPDGFGLVDFSQTVPFYYLALLFLVLAIWFVGRLASSLLGRTFMAIRNGDALAQSLGIDLMRNKLLAFVLSTTYAGVAGALYASMIRFIGPEEANPNHTFDMITYLLVGGFGTLFGPLAGTVGVVWITQSLQFLEDYRMIIFGPLIVVLVIFMPRGVIGTFLGWKLRKDTAAARANDPRAGSKVAPGNEVNNNA from the coding sequence ATGCATCGTTTCGCCTCTTTACTGACCGGCCGCGGCTGCAAGCTGGCGGTGCTGGCCTTCGCCCTGGCGTTCCCGCTGTTCGCCAAGAGCGAATATCAGGTCTACGTAATGGCCAGCGCCTTCGTCTGGGCCATCGCGGTCTACGGCCTGAACATCATCACCGGCTACTGCGGCCAGCTGAACCTGGCCCACGGCGGCTTTTTTGCCATCGGCGCCTACACCCTGGCGATTCTCACTGCTGATCATGGCTGGAATTTCTGGCCAGCGTTCGTGGCGGCGGCGCTGGTTTCGGCCGCCATTGGTGCGCTTGTCGGCGTTGTCTCGCTGCGCCTGAAGGAACACTTCTTCGCGATCTTCACGCTCTGCGTCGGCTTCATCATCTATCTGCTGATCGACAAGTGGGAGGAGCTGACCCACGGCGCCATCGGTATTCGCGGCATCGCCGCGCCGGATGGCTTCGGGCTGGTGGACTTCAGCCAGACGGTGCCTTTCTACTACCTGGCGCTGCTGTTTCTGGTCCTGGCGATCTGGTTCGTCGGGCGTCTGGCCTCGTCCTTGTTGGGGCGTACCTTCATGGCGATCCGCAATGGGGATGCGCTGGCCCAATCGCTGGGCATCGACCTGATGCGCAACAAGCTGTTGGCCTTCGTCCTGTCGACCACCTACGCGGGTGTCGCCGGAGCGCTCTATGCCTCGATGATCCGCTTCATCGGCCCGGAGGAGGCCAACCCGAACCACACCTTCGACATGATCACCTACCTGCTGGTCGGTGGCTTCGGCACCCTGTTCGGTCCGCTGGCCGGCACCGTCGGAGTCGTCTGGATCACTCAGTCGCTGCAGTTCCTCGAAGACTACCGGATGATCATTTTTGGCCCGCTGATCGTGGTGCTGGTGATCTTCATGCCGCGCGGCGTCATCGGTACCTTTCTCGGCTGGAAGCTGCGCAAGGACACCGCAGCAGCGAGGGCGAATGACCCGCGTGCCGGTAGCAAAGTCGCCCCAGGCAACGAGGTGAACAACAATGCTTAA
- a CDS encoding branched-chain amino acid ABC transporter permease — protein MNLLFQQVLNGLTLGSIYGLVALGLTLVYGILHIPNFAHGALYMVGAFASYFFMTDIGLHYWIAMLLSGLVVAALAVLCERLVFHPLRNAPPIHDKIAAIGILLFLEAVVQMFWGSDFRRMASPYGGILNFDGLIIPEQRLLIIVGAFTLMLALHLFLRKTMLGSTIIAMAQSREGAFLVGIDANRVAMLTFAISGMLAAFAATLYAPINLVYPAMGHLVIMKAFVIIVLGGMGSIPGAILGAMILGFAESFGGFYLSSDYKDIIAFSLLVVILSLRPTGLFAKGAH, from the coding sequence TTGAATCTACTGTTTCAGCAAGTGCTCAACGGCCTGACCCTGGGCAGCATCTACGGGCTGGTCGCCCTTGGCCTGACGCTCGTCTACGGCATCCTGCACATTCCCAATTTCGCCCACGGCGCGCTGTACATGGTCGGGGCGTTCGCGTCCTACTTTTTCATGACCGACATCGGCCTGCACTACTGGATCGCCATGCTGCTGTCCGGCCTGGTGGTGGCCGCGCTGGCGGTGCTGTGCGAGCGGTTGGTCTTCCATCCGTTGCGTAATGCGCCGCCGATCCACGACAAGATCGCAGCGATCGGCATCCTGCTGTTTCTCGAAGCGGTGGTGCAGATGTTCTGGGGCTCGGACTTCCGCCGCATGGCCTCGCCCTACGGTGGCATCCTCAACTTCGACGGGTTGATCATTCCCGAGCAGCGCCTGTTGATCATCGTCGGCGCCTTTACCCTGATGCTGGCGCTGCACCTGTTCCTGCGCAAGACGATGCTCGGCTCGACCATCATCGCCATGGCGCAGAGCCGCGAAGGCGCCTTTCTCGTCGGAATCGACGCTAACCGCGTGGCGATGTTGACCTTCGCCATCTCCGGCATGCTCGCCGCCTTCGCCGCGACGCTCTATGCACCGATCAACCTGGTGTACCCGGCGATGGGCCATCTGGTGATCATGAAGGCCTTCGTCATCATCGTGCTGGGCGGCATGGGCAGCATTCCCGGTGCCATTCTCGGCGCGATGATCCTCGGCTTCGCCGAAAGCTTCGGTGGCTTCTACCTGTCCTCCGACTACAAGGACATCATCGCCTTCTCGCTGCTGGTGGTGATCCTGTCGTTGCGCCCAACCGGGCTGTTCGCCAAGGGGGCTCACTGA
- a CDS encoding urease accessory protein UreD: MTALTPLFTPHWNAELELGYARFDESTRPVLRRHSGPLRVQKHLYPEGPEVCQHIIVHPPGGIAGGDRLDISAGVGSGAWAQLTSPGAAKWYRAVGPAFQNVQLRVEAGATLEWLPQETIVYSAAQAELTTSIELEGDARLFYWDIMALGRPASGERFDAGHFQALLNIRRDGELLWHERQRVRGNDGLLDSPIGLDGNPVFATLIVTGEIDAELMERCRELPSRVRGDLTQLPGLVIGRCLASEALHARAWLIEMWRLLRPAVLGREAVPPRIWST, from the coding sequence ATGACTGCCCTTACGCCACTGTTCACGCCTCACTGGAACGCCGAACTCGAACTGGGCTATGCCCGTTTCGACGAGTCGACACGTCCGGTGTTGCGCCGGCACAGCGGGCCTTTGAGAGTCCAGAAGCACCTTTATCCCGAGGGGCCGGAGGTCTGTCAGCACATCATCGTGCACCCACCGGGCGGCATTGCCGGCGGGGATCGGCTGGACATCAGCGCCGGGGTCGGCAGCGGTGCCTGGGCACAGCTGACCAGCCCTGGCGCGGCAAAGTGGTATCGGGCGGTCGGCCCGGCTTTCCAGAACGTGCAATTGCGTGTCGAGGCCGGCGCGACGCTGGAATGGCTGCCGCAGGAAACCATCGTCTATTCAGCAGCGCAGGCCGAGCTCACCACGTCCATCGAACTGGAGGGCGATGCCCGGTTGTTTTACTGGGACATCATGGCGCTGGGCCGGCCGGCCAGCGGCGAGCGCTTCGACGCGGGCCACTTCCAGGCACTGCTGAACATCCGCCGTGACGGGGAACTGCTCTGGCATGAGCGCCAGCGCGTGAGGGGCAACGATGGCCTGCTGGACTCGCCCATCGGGCTCGATGGCAACCCGGTTTTCGCCACGCTGATCGTGACCGGCGAGATCGATGCCGAGCTGATGGAGCGCTGCCGCGAACTTCCGAGCCGGGTTCGGGGTGACCTGACCCAGTTGCCGGGCCTGGTCATTGGCCGCTGTCTGGCCAGTGAAGCCCTGCACGCCCGCGCCTGGCTGATCGAGATGTGGCGCCTGCTGCGCCCTGCGGTGCTGGGCCGCGAGGCGGTGCCGCCGAGGATCTGGAGCACATGA
- the ureA gene encoding urease subunit gamma encodes MDLSPREKDKMLIFTAGLVAERRLARGLKLNYPEAMAYISAALLEGARDGQTVAELMHYGTTLLSREQVMEGVPEMIPEIQVEATFPDGTKLVTVHQPIP; translated from the coding sequence ATGGATTTGTCGCCAAGAGAAAAGGACAAGATGTTGATCTTCACCGCCGGGCTGGTGGCTGAGCGTCGCCTCGCCCGCGGGTTGAAGCTCAACTACCCGGAGGCCATGGCCTACATCTCGGCCGCGCTGCTGGAGGGCGCCCGCGACGGCCAGACGGTCGCCGAGCTGATGCACTACGGCACGACACTGCTCAGCCGCGAACAGGTCATGGAAGGCGTGCCGGAGATGATCCCGGAGATTCAGGTGGAAGCGACGTTCCCCGACGGCACCAAGCTGGTCACCGTGCATCAACCAATACCCTGA
- a CDS encoding GNAT family N-acetyltransferase yields the protein MQIRDALDADLDGILQIYNDAVQNSTAIWNDNAVDLDNRRAWLAERHEQNYPVLVAIDDHGQVAGYASFGPWRPHDGFRHTVENSVYVGPGHRGSGIGRRLMQALIERARQLEKHVMIAFIESENRASIHMHQQLGFIHVGQMRQVGCKFGRWLDLTMMQLTLNRTSNP from the coding sequence GTGCAGATACGTGACGCCCTGGACGCCGACCTCGACGGCATCCTGCAGATTTACAACGACGCCGTGCAAAACAGCACGGCGATCTGGAACGACAACGCGGTCGATCTCGATAACCGCCGCGCCTGGCTGGCCGAGCGCCACGAACAGAACTACCCCGTCCTGGTGGCGATCGACGACCACGGGCAGGTAGCCGGCTACGCCTCCTTCGGCCCCTGGCGCCCGCATGACGGTTTTCGCCATACCGTGGAGAACTCGGTCTACGTCGGCCCCGGCCATCGTGGCAGCGGCATCGGTCGCCGCCTGATGCAGGCGTTGATCGAACGCGCCCGGCAGCTGGAGAAGCACGTGATGATCGCCTTTATCGAAAGCGAGAACCGCGCCTCGATCCATATGCATCAGCAGCTTGGCTTCATTCACGTCGGCCAGATGCGCCAGGTGGGCTGCAAGTTCGGCCGCTGGCTGGACCTGACCATGATGCAACTAACCTTGAACAGGACGTCCAATCCATGA
- a CDS encoding urease subunit beta, with protein MIPGEYQIQDGDIELNAGRRTLTLSVANSGDRPIQVGSHYHFFETNDALAFDRAATRGMRLNIPAGTAVRFEPGQSREVELVELAGERRVFGFAGRVMGKL; from the coding sequence ATGATTCCCGGCGAATACCAGATCCAGGATGGCGACATCGAGCTCAACGCCGGCCGCCGCACGCTGACCCTCTCCGTGGCCAACAGCGGCGACCGGCCGATCCAGGTCGGCTCGCACTATCACTTCTTCGAAACCAACGACGCGCTGGCCTTCGACCGCGCCGCCACCCGCGGCATGCGCCTGAATATCCCGGCCGGCACCGCGGTGCGTTTCGAACCGGGACAGAGCCGCGAGGTAGAGCTGGTCGAGCTGGCTGGCGAGCGACGGGTGTTCGGCTTTGCCGGGCGGGTGATGGGGAAGCTCTAA